TGTGTGCTCACATAGCTAGAGATGCAcctgaaacacagcacaggaTCACAATGGAATAAAGAGAGGGGGCAGGGTCACTACGGTACAGTGTGGACAGCAGGGTCACTACGGTACAGTGTGGACAGCAGGGTCACTACGGTACAGTGTGGACAGCAGGGTCACTACGGTACAGTGTGGACAGCAGGGTCCTTGCTGAAGTTGGGGGGTGCAGTGTGCTGCTGTTGGGAGATGATGAGGGGGGTGTTAAATCAAGGGCTGGATCTGGGATAGTAATATAGAATGGGTCGGGATTCTTACTGGGACAGAGCTggatttttctttaataaattgcTGTGTGACCTTTCGAGTTTAATCTGTCTTGTGTGTTttagggatgggaataagactcctattgcgtggcagtgtcacccattcctggttttaatatgtgcttgattagccccagtgtgtacaggtagcaagctcaggtgtgtcttactaattaaagtcatagtaaaaccaggaatggatcatacGGCTGTACAGCAGGAGTTTTATTTCCAGCCCTGGTGTTTGTcacaagtgttcttttgtttgtattttgattgGCTGGGGGAGGGGCAGGGTTGGTAAGCCCCATACTCGCTATATAGTTCTTGCTCATAATGCAGCCCCCCTGTGCTGCTGGACCTGATTAAGGAACGGGCTGTGTTCACAAAGTCTCCACTCCTCTACGTTACTTCAAGTCTGGGAATGAAAACCAGGCTGATCCTAATCAAGCTGTTCGGGTCtgtcttttaaaaacaaagccaAAGGCCGACGAGAGCACTTCCATGAACATCGAAGCGGAAGGTATTACAGTGGCACTCGGTAGCAACCTGCTGTCAAGCGGTAGGCCGTCTACGTGCGGtggctgcttcctggtacctgcgCTCTCGGTCACATGGTCTTATTGCAGCTAGACCAGACGTGTCCAGTCGGTCCTGGAGGACCGTGGCATAACGGCTAAAGTGAGATCATGATCTACTGTGGGGTCTGGATGGAGGCAAGTTAAATCATTtacaacagggttggaacaaagtccaAGAGTGGATGGACTGCCTCTAAGCTAGACCACAATATCCCAGTGTTGGAACAGCTGCATTTTGCAAATGGAAGAGTAAAGCACAAGCTGGGAACTAGAAGGTCTGTAGAATAAGGcgagtggaggctgtgtggtcctgtggttaaagaaaagggcttgtaaccaggagggccctggttcaaatcccacctcagccactgactcattgtgtgaccctgagcaagtcctttaatctccttgtgctctgtcttttaggtgttgcatagctcacacaccctagactctgtcaCCTTGGAGAaaggggtctgctaaataaacaaataataagacgACTTGTTTTGGTGATGTCTTGTAATGGATTCTGCTGGCGGTGTAAACGTATCCTCCACTTTTACACGTTGCTAGACAGTTGCTAATGAACATTAACACTGAAATGCACTCCACATTGCCAGCAAGTACTCTAGATCAGAACAAACACACCCTGCAAATGACTGAAATGCAAAATGAAGCAGAATATCTTTGTGTAGTTGTAATACTTAACAGaccaacaaaaaacatgtttgcaCAGCAGGGCGTTGCGAGGAATGTCAACAGAGAAACAGTGACTCGGCGAGCTCTGATTGGTTAGGAGCGCAGTAAGAAGGGAGATCCCCAAACAGTAACGAACACAGGGAGGAAGAAAGATTAGCAAGAACCACACTTTTGCTGTCCGGTGACCCGGTCAGTTGTTCCGACCGGACACTACAGATTCCCATAAAACATAAACCAGGATGCCCAGGCAGTTGGCCTTATCCTGGACTTCCCTGCGGTTTCAATGTGATTTCTGACAGCTTGTGTAACATAATATAAACCTTGAGGTcccgccaggactgaaagggttaaattggAATGGTGCCCAGGCGCAGGAATGCAGTGTAACTATGGAAACAGCATCAAAACGATTAATCAATAAGAATTACAAAGCGGAGGTTGTCGCATAGCAACTGTGTGACGCCATAGCGACCTGTCGTAAAGCGGTAGGCAGGCCTCTTACGATGACTGCAGTGCAGCGACGGAGCGGGGAGCCGGGAGACGTGATGGCTTCCAATATTAGCGAGCTAGAAGCGGCCAAGAAAAACCTTAGCGAGGCGCTGGGAGAGAACATAAAGCAGTAAGTACAGAAACAGTACTGAGTATTCAGAAATTAATATCGGCCACCATTCAGGAAGGGCAAATTAGGCTGAAACAGGAACAGAATCGACGAAGGCCGAGCGAGCACCGACATTTCCTAGCAGGGACAGCCGGGTTATAGCGCTGATGAATTTAGAGTCAAGACTTGGGCAAAGGTTTTGGTCCCCATTTACTTGGAGTTAGCACAGTACTTAATCAGTTGTATTCATTTGCAGGTGtttaatgttgttgttgtgtgtggttttgttGAAAATGTTCATGTTTACATAAACGAGACGAGAGAATACTCTTGCGTTGATATTAGAAGTATTTGCTGTTCTCattgaaagtatggtaaagctgTGAACAGGGATTATGTCTTTAAagaatgtgtgtgtataatatatatatatatatatatatatatatatatatatatatataacttgctCTGGTGTGTTGTCCGTTTCTTGCACAGCGCTCGGGTGTGTTGTGCGTTTCTTGCACAGCCCTCGGGTGTGTTGTGCGTTTCTTGCACAGCCCTCGGGTGTGTTGTGCGTTTCTTGCACAGCCCTCGGGTGTGTTGTGCGTTTCTTGCACAGCGCTCGGGTGTGTTGTGCGTTTCTTGCACAGCGCTCGGGTGTGTTGTGCGTTTCTTGCACAGCCCTCGGGTGTGTTGTGCGTTTCTTGCACAGCCCTCGGGTGTGTTGTCCGTTTCTTGCACAGCCCTCGGGTGTGTTGTGCGTTTCTTGCACAGCCCTCGGGTGTGTTGTGCGTTTCTTGCACAGCCCTCGGGTGTGTTGTGCGTTTCTTGCACAGCGCTCGGGTGTGTTGTGCGTTTCTTGCACAGCCCTCGGGTGTGTTGTGCGTTTCTTGCACAGCCCTCGGGTGTGTTGTGCGTTTCTTGCACAGCCCTCGGCTGTGTTGTGCGTTTCTTGCACAGCCCTCGGCTGTGTTGTGCGTTTCTTGCACAGCCCTCGGCTGTGTTGTGCGTTTCTTGCACAGAGCTCTGGTGTGTTCTGGTGGCAGTTCCTCTGTTAGCACTAGCTGGATCCACATCATTGTAACTGCTGTAACTTCCTTTCACGCTCACAGCTGCTTAAATGTTGCTTTCTATACATCCTCATATGAGGACctgtgcatgaaagggttacagTGTGTGCTTTTGTCATGCAAACATAGCGTGCTCTCTCTTTTTATGTAATTAGTGCAGCATATTCACTGAAAACGTATTGCTCTTGGAAGACAAGGTAGCAATTAACCTTCATCTGTTTTATGTTCAAGTTATTGGGCTAACCTGAAGCTTTGGTTTAAACAGAAGATCAGTAAAGAAGAGTTTGATACAGAGGCCAGGAGACTCCTCTCACAAGACAACGGTAAGGGTTTGCACAGTAGCTGCTACAGCCAGCCTTTACTTGAGTTCTGCACTGGGGGAGTTGCATCCCGAATCTTCCTGCAAACTCCTCTCCATGCAGATAACCTGTCCGCTATTTAACGTGTGTGTTCCAAGCAGACTAGTCGGTATTTTACTCCAGTACAGACTGCGTTTGCTTTCCCACAGTGTTCTAATGACAGCAGGGGTTTCTGCAGTATTGTCTGTGGTTTAGAGTGCAGTGAAGCCCCTGTTTGCCACAGATGAAGTCTAATAAAGTTTCACACTAGAAAGCTGCCTCGAGAGGGGTGTGCTGTAAGTGAGAATCGTATGCAACTTCTCCAGGTAACTCTCTTAAATGGAGAAGCTGTGTAAGATTCTCATTTACAGCAGACTCCTCTTGTTGCAGTTTTTGTTGTGTCCAGTATGTTGGCAAGTATCATCTGTAACTATTAAACCCTCCCAATAGTGCTGAcatttaaatagtaaaaaaaaacccttcctacACTCAGTGACAGACAGAGGCACTGAAGACACTGTGAGAGACTCACTGCCGAAACGTTCTGTCAGCACTATTGGAGTGTTTAATGGGGGGTTGTGGGGTTCATTTATTAGTGACACTTATTCTTGTTATTTAAGCATGGCTTGTGTGTCtctctttattttgaaaatgttttctgTATAGCCCTACCAGATCTTGTAAACACTGTACTGCTGTTGCATACTGTGCTGTGTGTGGTGACATCCTTTCCCTTCTCTCTGCAGTGCACTTCCACAATGACTTCCTGCTGGCCATCCTCACACGCTGTCAGATCATGGTGTCTGTGCCAGGTAGGTACCCGCAGCCATGCCacaatgtgagagagagaggggcacaaagaaaaacatttcacAGTCCCCGCTTGTCTTGGAGTGCAAACATCTAACAAGCCATCGTGAGACCTTTAGCACGCTGTGgtcaaaactaaacatttatttatattcagTTAACAGGTGGGGACTGAAAACAAATGCTGTAAATACAGCATCCCTCAAGTCTAGTGACTAGTGTATCCACTGTATGATAATAAACACCAAACTCAATCCCTTTtcagatttacattttttcttttcctctgtctgttacaaaaaaaacacaagaaattgTATGAAGTGTAAAACCCTAAATGGCTGGAGCATGACATGACAAAACTGTTCCATGCTGAAATGTGTTCTGAAATCCCAATACTCAAAAGAATACTAAAGGTTTTGGATGCTGTCATTTGATTTAATGACGGACagagtttagtttattttatcagtgtgtttatttatttaactaggagagtGGCCTGTTTTGATAGACTGAGCCCTCATTAACAAGTGAGGCGCTGGCCAGACAGCACAGTTACAGAGGCAGCAGCAGTGGGATTCAGCGCAGTACAAGACTAGATACAACTACGATAGAGCAACAAAGCAGCACAAACCACACGCACACTAGAGTATTCTCATTGTTTCAAACCACACGCACACTAGAGTATTCTCATTGTTTCAAACCACACGCACACTAGAGTATTCTCATTGTTTCAAACCACACGCACACTAGAGTATTCTCATTGTTTCAAACCACACGCACACTAGAGTATTCTCATTGTTTCAAACCACACGCACACTAGAGTATTCTCATTGTTTCAAACCACACGCACACTAGAGTATTCTCATTGTTTCAAACCACACGCACACTAGAGTATTCTCATTGTTTCAAACCACACGCACACTAGAGTATTCTCATTGTTTCAAACCACACGCACACTAGAGTATTCTCATTGTTTCAAACCACACGCACACTAGAGTATTCTCATTGTTTCAAACCACACGCACACTAGAGTATTCTCATTGTTTCAAACCACACGCACACTAGAGTATTCTCATTGTTTCAAACCACACGCACACTAGAGTATCCTCATTGTTTCAAACCAAGTATTCTGTAAAGAGGTTGGTTCATGTCAGTAGCAAGAGTTGAGCAAGAACAGGAAAACGTCTGTATATTTCACATTCACCAGCGAGCGTAGCACGTTGTACCAAGTTATCTGTTTTGTGAATTTAAGGCATGCACTTGTCAAACCCAGATTGAAATATTCAGTCAGCTGCAAGCCAATACAAATGTTGGAATGCAGCCTTTAGTAAACGTGATGTGGAAGTAAATTCCTTATATTGAGTAAAAGTGAAGTGAAACACATAGTTGAATAGTGTGGAGTTCAGggttggtttggtttggtttccaCATCAGTACCTGAGGTTGATCATCCTTCATCTCAATGCTGGCTGTACCCTGAATATCCCCTGCACTGACCCTAACCCTGAATATCCTCTGCACTGAATATCCTCTTCACCACACCCAGGTAATGCACTGATAATTGTATTTGTTCCTGAAACTTTGCAAAAAAGAGCTGGACAGACGAAGCTGTTGGAATACTCTGAACACCTTGTCTAATGTTCAGGCTGTAGTAAGAAAATGCACAGTGATGCTGTGGGTAAGTGCAGTGCCTAATGTCTACTGTGCTTGTCAAGTGGGTGAAATGCCTGttatttttttgcctttttaCTGTTCAATGCTTAATACAGTACCTCTGACACAGTGTTCTGTATTGAATAAACTGCTCTGCCTTGTGGAGGACTAGCGCAGTGCAGGTGGTAATTGTAATAAATTGATTTCATTCAGTGTTTGTGAATAAGGTCTCGGATATGGCagatcactgtgctgtttgagaGAAACAAGACGATCAGCCAACACAGGGCCTTCATCAGCCTAGCCAGTGTTGTTTGAGGAGCGAAATCCTTTCTGAATTGCGTGGGGTTCCTGGAATGGTTTCAGCAGCCGGTTCCCTCTTGTTCCCACAGAGGGTGCTGGCTCCTTGCCCTGGGCAGGCGGGTCTGCCTGCAAACCTGGGAAACCCAAAGGGAAGAAGAAGTTCTCCTCCGTGCGACAGAAATTTGACGTAAGTGTGCCTGTGGTTGGTGGAGGGGGTGTATATTGTCTGTGAAGGACACTGCAGCAGTAGtactgtcaatcaatcaatctattttatatagcgcctttcatagtggaccaccatcacaaagcgctttacaagatacagtaacaacaagaacatccataatactttaaatacagagaagtgcatgatatacagtaaaaaaaaaaaaagaaaagaagcataattcattaagtacagtggaaagtgcataatacatgaaatagtagcagcaacacagcagttcagttaatagcagatatcagggttaaagagcatggaaagcaagagagaacagatgggtcttgagagttgatttaaagcgagcgacggtgggagcgtcacgcaccaaagctgggagagagttccagagagtcggagccatgaagctaaacgagcgtcctccaagtgtggtgcacttttgcttggggataacaagcaggctagagtcggaggacctcagcttgcaggcagggactgCCATGATCAGTGGTGTCAAAAGCGTAGTTGTTGTAGCTGTAGTTGTTGCTAAAAGTAAATGTACTCAAACATAATCCTTTGGCAAAGGTCTATTCAACGGTACGTTTTGTTACACTGATGGTAATGTATCGATATCGGCTTAAGTCCAAGATGTTTGTGTTGATGGGTCTGATCTATAATACAGTTGCCTCAAAACATCTTGGCATTGTCAGCAGTTGGACACTGATGTTGCTAACATCACAAACGATACATTTTGACACCGAATGGCCACAGTGATTTCAGAACAGGTTTAGTAGTGGAAGTACGTTGCTCTAACAGTAGTGCGGCACAAACCAATTATTGAAAAGTCAGGTGAGGGTCATTAGtgttgatcgggctaatttaccattcaatgTGAAatagtgaagaaacagctgcttgggtttgtgctgatcgctgcttttcttactcTGTGGAGAATagtgatccacacaaacccaagcagctgtttcttccctTGTTTTGGTAAACTCGCCTGATCCTCACCttattgtcagcacctgatttatGTAGAGAGCTCAATTTGAATGATGGGTTGGTGCAGCACTGCcagtgtgtgtgactctctctctctctttcttcagcACCGCTTCCAGTCCCTGAACCCCCTCTCCGCAGCCCAGCCCCTCGTGTCGAAGGACCcccctgaggaggaggaggaggaggtgcgGCTCAGTGCCCACACGCTGCTGCTCCCCTCCAGAGGGCAGCTGGAGGCCAGGATGATGGTGACGGCCTTCGAGCTCGGCCTGGACAATGTCAGCGAGGACGCGGTCAGCACACTCGTCTGTGCCGTCGAGGTACGGGACGTGTCGCGGGGGGATTAATGGGGCTGGAGCAGGCAGGGGTGTCTCTAATAAGTAAATGAGAGAGAAGAAGGGGGTGAAGACCACTGAGggcttgtgttttattgtgtgctCTGGTTTCAGCACCACCTGAAGGACATTCTGATGGCTGTGATCTCCAGGCGGAAAGCCTATCGCCTGCGAGATGGGCACTTCAAATATGCCTTCGGCAGCAACATCACCCCTCAGCCCTACCTGAAGAACAGCATGGGTGCTTACAACAGCATCCCTGACGGgtaagagcagggagagggggtggGGTTAGAGCTGTGTGTAAGAGCAGGGAGAGGCGGTGGGGTTAGAGCTGTGTGTAAGAGCAGGGAGAGGCGGTGGGGTTAGAGCTGTGTgtaagagcagggagaggggcggggttagagctgtaagagcagggagaggggcggggttagagctgtaagagcagggagaggggcggggttagagctgtaagagcagggagaggggcggggttagagctgtgtgtaagagcagggagaggggcggggttagagctgtaagagcagggagaggggcggggttagagctgtaagagcagggagaggggcggggttagagctgtgtgtaagagcagggagaggggcggggttagagctgtgtgtaagagcagggagaggggcggggttagagctgtgtataagagcagggagaggggcggggttagagctgtaagagcagggagaggggcggggttagagctgtaagagcagggagaggggcggggttagagctgtgtgtaagagcagggagaggggcggggttagagctgtaagagcagggagagggggtggGGTTAGAGCTGTGTGTAAGAGCAGGGAGAGGCGGTGGGGTTAGAGCTGTGTgtaagagcagggagaggggcggggttagagctgtaagagcagggagaggggcggggttagagctgtaagagcagggagagggggtggGGTTAGAGCTGTGTGTAAGAGCAGGGAGAGGCGGTGGGGTTAGAGCTGTGTgtaagagcagggagaggggcggggttagagctgtaagagcagggagagggggtggGGTTAGAGCTGTGTgtaagagcagggagaggggcgGGGTTAGAGCTTTTTCCTCACTAGCTTAGAAAAACGCTCGGTTGATTTTTCTATGTTGTAATAAAtctgcaggggtggaaataagacacccattgcatagcaattccatccattcctggttttactataagtctactaagacacacctgagcgtgttacctTTTCACTGTAGTTAATTGGGTTCATTATAAAACTAGGAATGGgggagaaactgctatgcagtaggagtcttatttccatccctgaaaaatACTAATTAAGATGTGTTGCAACTAATAGATGTTTTCAGAGTTTTGCCGAGTGTCAGACTGTGGACCAGGTGGTGCTTTGATTTCATTATTATGTATTAAATTGCTGAATGTACTTGCGTTACTGGACGTGCAGCTGCTACATGAAGCCACTGACTAAATAGTAgttcagtatatgtgtgtgtgtgtgtgtgtgtgtgtgtgtgtgtctctgcaggctgCCCCCCAGCGCCTCCCTGCCCCCGGGTCTGCCTCCACAGGTCTCCCCCGATGAGGCGGAGCAGCAGGCTGCCCTCCTGTTGGCCTGTtcgggggaccgcctcccggccGCCCCGCCTCCAGTCAGCATGTTTGACCTCCTGGAAGCGCTGCAGGTACTCCTCCTCctcttttaaatttaaattaattcacacactcaatagtgctgaatttagttAGCACTAAGAGAAAACTCTTGTCTCTTTCTTGTCTTTCTTTGTTTTCCAAAGACATTAATCAGACTTCTAGTCTAATCATTTCTCAttgaatttaatacatttttttatttatttaaaaactcagTTACAGAAaatccatcttttgggtgagacattgcTGGAAGTGATTCATAGTTCACTtgtcctagtctctgtaagtcgccttggataaaggcatctgctaaataaactactaCTTCTTCTTCTGGCCCTGTCTGCTGCTTATAATAGCAAGAatcatcctgtgtgtgtgtgtgtgtgtgtgtgtgtgtgtgtgtatatatatatatatatatatatatatatatatatatatatatatatatatatatatatgcgtgtgtgtgtgtgtatataatatatatatatatatcttcatgTAATCTCAGACATTggtaagatatttcagttttttatttttcttaaaaatatttcccaacataaaaccaatgtcaccttacaataattgattttgagtttcagtgttttaaaataaaatatcaaacagaacgaaatttcaatgtaccatttgtaattcagtaatatggaagaattggtcaggggtctgaatacttttgcaaggcactgtatatatattagtgtgtgtTCCTGCAGATTCACCGCGAGGCGGTACCCTCACACACAGTCTACGCCCTGAACGTTGAGCGCATCCTGGCACGGCTGTGGCACCCCAGCCACAAGGAGCTGGAGCAGGACCATGTGCACCGGCAGCGACTGGCAGCCAAGGAGGGACTGGTCCTCAGCTGACACCCGCCCCAGCACATCGGGGCAGCCCTGGAGACTCTTACTCAGTTCAGCTGCCTTTATCAGAGAGGTCCTGGGGACAGGCAGCAGGCTCGTACTGGACCCAAGAGGAGAACACTTGCTGTGTTAAATGGAGAATCCAATAGAATCCTGTCACTGTGGTACAGTTCACAGTGTGTGGCACACCGCTGGTATCTGCTGTCACTTGTGCGGCCATTGTTTTAATGCTGTCGGTGTAAATTAACATACAGGGCTGAAGTAACCTAGCAGAGCTGAACTGTGAAtatcctagagagagagagagagagagagagttcgtCTTCTCCCTTCTCTTTATACCGTGTTTGAACTATGTGTctgagtgacttttttttttgggtttggttttgtatacTACAGCCATGACAGTAGGAAACGAACAGTAATTTGTTCGAAGACTTGAATTGTACATATTGCATCAATTTATTAAAATAGCATATTTGGTCTcttgtctgtttctttctttcttttttgtttgcagtCTTGCACATGTTAGAGTATTTTTAAAGATCCTGCCACTAGGTGTTGCTTGATAGCCAGGATTGCAGTTTCTCACTCTGCCTATACCAGCCTCTGAGCACAGGAATGGAAAGTGTGAGATGAGCTGTCACCCCACTGCAGAATGGGACGCTCGCTctcttctttatttctttttttatttgtatctattcatttattttccatGAGCGGTAAAGCATAGGTGCTGCTGTGATGGGGAAATGGTCACAGGCTCAAGCCTCATGGAAAGATGCAAACTGTAATCCCACCGCAGAATGGCTTGTGGGGGCTTTGTGATGTCAAagggactctctctctctccctcccctagCCGACACTGTGGTCTGTACAGATAACTCCACTTCCCCAGCCACAGTGTGGTTGAAGAGACGCAGGCAGAGTGAACTGCCCTGCATCCTTCATCACACCATACACTT
The sequence above is drawn from the Acipenser ruthenus chromosome 12, fAciRut3.2 maternal haplotype, whole genome shotgun sequence genome and encodes:
- the LOC117416817 gene encoding transcriptional adapter 1-like is translated as MTAVQRRSGEPGDVMASNISELEAAKKNLSEALGENIKHYWANLKLWFKQKISKEEFDTEARRLLSQDNVHFHNDFLLAILTRCQIMVSVPEGAGSLPWAGGSACKPGKPKGKKKFSSVRQKFDHRFQSLNPLSAAQPLVSKDPPEEEEEEVRLSAHTLLLPSRGQLEARMMVTAFELGLDNVSEDAVSTLVCAVEHHLKDILMAVISRRKAYRLRDGHFKYAFGSNITPQPYLKNSMGAYNSIPDGLPPSASLPPGLPPQVSPDEAEQQAALLLACSGDRLPAAPPPVSMFDLLEALQIHREAVPSHTVYALNVERILARLWHPSHKELEQDHVHRQRLAAKEGLVLS